In Deinococcus psychrotolerans, a genomic segment contains:
- the nuoG gene encoding NADH-quinone oxidoreductase subunit NuoG, translated as MKVHVDGISLDLPAGTSAIDAVFQAGKDVPYFCAHPYLSPVGACRMCLVESGSPRKNPDGTFIMEGEGNAATPKIFWFPKPMAACTMMATEGMQIKTAATSEVVAKSQAGMMEFTLLNHPLDCPTCDKGGACELQDRAFEYGYGASRFGFDRRHAEKHYPLSDYVILDQERCIHCKRCVRYFEEVPGQEVLDFIERGSHTFIDTAEGGLPVGFQGNITDICPVGALLDNVARFRGRNWEYDHTHTTCTLCPVGCSITVDARNGQLERIVAGENREVNEAWICDAGRFGHVFASENRLTTPMIRNEDGELVAATWDQAVDAIRAGMAGLDAHDLAIFLNADSTLEEGIAAEAFVGLTGLASVDYWPRQATYGTDAPTLTEVAQSDGVVVLGADLGEEAPILELRILEMLRGGILPAEFDHGTAIADLRLVERPARKREKLAVISSKSSRLSENAGFSAQLDAATALAGLTGSSDNAAVSAAANILKTAERPILVLGAEALASLSGAARSALQTLTQRTKTRILALPAGANARGLASLNLVPRSGGLRYDQLSQARVALVSRLNPLAEGQSRPRFLISHDTHLTATALQADVILPAVTNYEKRGTTVNLEGRLLPLRPAALKNGEAADFIRALSIVAEALEIKTSIRGIRSAQNLLSERLGVNVAELPIHGLIAPLGMRYDAPAAPYTPLLWKEGMKRSDPVYSAGMIELPMASTPTFVAGDD; from the coding sequence ATGAAAGTCCATGTAGACGGCATTTCCCTAGATCTCCCCGCCGGAACGTCCGCCATCGACGCGGTGTTTCAGGCCGGAAAAGATGTGCCGTATTTCTGCGCCCACCCGTACCTCTCGCCGGTGGGAGCGTGCCGGATGTGCCTCGTCGAGTCCGGCAGCCCGCGCAAGAACCCGGACGGCACCTTCATCATGGAAGGTGAGGGCAACGCCGCCACGCCCAAAATCTTCTGGTTTCCCAAGCCGATGGCTGCTTGCACCATGATGGCCACCGAGGGCATGCAGATCAAGACTGCCGCCACCAGTGAAGTCGTCGCCAAATCGCAAGCAGGCATGATGGAGTTCACGCTGCTCAATCACCCGCTCGACTGCCCCACCTGCGACAAGGGCGGAGCGTGCGAGTTGCAAGACCGGGCCTTCGAGTACGGCTACGGCGCGAGCCGCTTCGGCTTCGACCGCCGCCACGCCGAGAAGCACTACCCGCTGTCCGATTACGTGATTCTCGATCAGGAGCGCTGCATTCACTGCAAACGCTGCGTGCGTTACTTCGAGGAGGTGCCGGGCCAGGAAGTCCTCGACTTCATCGAGCGCGGCAGCCACACTTTCATTGACACGGCGGAGGGCGGCTTGCCGGTCGGCTTCCAGGGCAACATCACCGACATCTGCCCGGTGGGGGCGCTGCTCGACAACGTGGCCCGCTTCCGGGGCCGCAACTGGGAGTACGACCACACCCACACCACCTGCACGCTGTGCCCGGTCGGCTGCTCCATCACGGTGGACGCCCGCAACGGCCAGCTCGAGCGCATAGTGGCGGGTGAAAACCGCGAGGTCAACGAAGCCTGGATTTGCGACGCTGGACGCTTCGGACACGTCTTCGCCTCCGAAAACCGCCTGACCACCCCGATGATCCGCAACGAAGACGGCGAACTGGTTGCCGCCACCTGGGATCAAGCGGTAGACGCCATCCGCGCAGGCATGGCCGGACTGGACGCGCACGATCTGGCCATCTTCCTCAACGCCGATTCCACTTTGGAAGAGGGTATCGCTGCCGAAGCCTTCGTGGGGCTGACCGGACTGGCCAGCGTCGATTACTGGCCGCGTCAGGCCACCTACGGCACTGACGCTCCCACGCTGACTGAAGTCGCGCAGTCTGACGGCGTTGTCGTGCTGGGAGCCGATCTGGGCGAGGAAGCCCCCATCCTGGAACTCCGCATTTTGGAAATGCTGCGCGGCGGGATTTTGCCGGCTGAGTTTGACCACGGCACCGCCATTGCCGATCTCCGGTTGGTGGAGCGCCCCGCCCGCAAGCGCGAGAAGCTGGCCGTCATTTCATCCAAATCCAGCCGCCTCAGCGAAAACGCCGGATTCAGCGCTCAGCTGGACGCTGCCACTGCGCTGGCGGGCCTGACGGGCAGCTCCGATAATGCTGCCGTGAGCGCCGCCGCCAACATCCTCAAAACCGCCGAGCGCCCGATTCTGGTTCTGGGCGCGGAAGCATTAGCCAGTCTCAGCGGCGCGGCCCGCAGCGCTCTGCAAACCCTCACCCAGCGCACCAAGACCCGCATTCTGGCTCTGCCCGCCGGGGCCAATGCACGCGGGCTGGCCTCGCTGAACTTGGTGCCGCGTTCCGGCGGTCTGCGCTACGATCAACTTTCTCAGGCACGGGTCGCTTTGGTGAGTCGCCTCAACCCGCTGGCCGAGGGGCAGAGCCGCCCCCGCTTCCTGATTTCCCACGACACTCACTTGACCGCCACCGCTCTGCAAGCCGACGTGATCTTGCCCGCCGTGACCAATTATGAGAAGCGCGGCACCACCGTCAACTTGGAAGGCCGTCTGCTGCCGCTGCGCCCCGCCGCCCTCAAAAACGGTGAGGCGGCCGATTTTATCCGTGCCCTGAGCATCGTGGCCGAAGCGCTGGAGATCAAAACCAGCATTCGCGGCATCCGCAGCGCCCAGAACTTGCTCAGTGAGCGGCTGGGCGTCAACGTGGCCGAACTGCCTATTCACGGGCTGATCGCTCCGCTGGGGATGCGCTACGACGCGCCCGCCGCACCGTATACCCCGCTTCTCTGGAAGGAAGGCATGAAACGCAGCGACCCCGTCTACAGCGCCGGAATGATTGAACTCCCGATGGCCTCCACCCCCACGTTCGTGGCCGGTGACGACTGA
- the nuoH gene encoding NADH-quinone oxidoreductase subunit NuoH gives MPDTAWWLDLLWTVVKGVLVALALLTTFAYMTLIERRLLARMQIRWGPNRVGPMGLLQPLADAIKSIFKEDLRITKADQLVYTLAPLIAITCALTAFGGIPAGPAGSFFGLNPWVYSLDVGVIGLLAITSMGVYGIFLGGWASGSKYPLLGGLRSAAQIISYELGMGLSILGLLMLVGSASFQSIIGWQATNGWLIVFQVFAFATFLVSSFAEVNRTPFDLPEAEQELVAGYLTEYSAIKWALFQMAEYVNMITASALMATLFFGGYKGPVFLDGLIPGISNWPFIWLILKIAFFLFLFIWVRATLPRLRYDQLMRFGWKLIFPLSLANTVITGFYLTYFRGAGLWPLGILGLIGLVLLIVMSDRARRLWNTPTHRPDAERPAASRPVGGD, from the coding sequence ATGCCTGACACTGCTTGGTGGCTCGACCTGCTCTGGACGGTGGTTAAAGGCGTGCTGGTGGCTCTGGCGCTGCTGACCACCTTTGCTTACATGACCCTGATCGAGCGCCGCTTGCTGGCCCGCATGCAAATTCGCTGGGGGCCGAACCGCGTCGGGCCGATGGGCCTGCTGCAACCGCTGGCCGACGCCATTAAAAGTATCTTCAAAGAAGATTTGCGGATCACCAAGGCCGATCAGCTCGTCTACACCCTCGCGCCGCTGATCGCCATCACCTGCGCCCTCACCGCGTTTGGCGGCATTCCGGCTGGCCCGGCAGGCAGTTTCTTCGGCCTCAATCCCTGGGTCTACAGCTTGGACGTCGGCGTGATCGGCCTGCTGGCGATTACCAGCATGGGCGTCTACGGCATCTTTTTGGGCGGCTGGGCATCGGGTTCCAAATACCCGCTGCTGGGCGGTCTCCGAAGCGCGGCGCAGATCATCTCCTACGAACTCGGCATGGGGCTGAGCATTCTGGGCCTCCTCATGCTGGTGGGCAGCGCTTCGTTTCAGTCGATCATCGGCTGGCAAGCCACCAACGGCTGGCTGATCGTCTTTCAGGTCTTTGCCTTCGCCACTTTTCTGGTCAGCAGTTTTGCTGAAGTCAACCGCACCCCCTTTGACCTGCCCGAAGCCGAGCAGGAACTGGTGGCCGGCTACCTGACCGAGTATTCGGCGATCAAGTGGGCGCTGTTTCAAATGGCCGAGTACGTCAACATGATCACCGCCTCGGCGCTGATGGCGACGCTGTTTTTCGGCGGCTACAAAGGGCCGGTCTTCCTCGACGGCCTGATTCCCGGCATTTCCAACTGGCCGTTTATCTGGCTGATTCTCAAGATCGCCTTCTTCCTATTTTTGTTCATCTGGGTGCGGGCCACCTTGCCGCGTCTGCGCTACGACCAACTGATGCGCTTCGGCTGGAAGCTCATCTTCCCGTTGTCGCTGGCCAACACCGTGATCACCGGCTTTTACCTGACCTACTTCCGGGGCGCGGGCCTGTGGCCGCTGGGGATTTTGGGCTTGATCGGCTTGGTGCTGCTGATCGTCATGAGTGACCGCGCCCGCCGCCTTTGGAATACGCCCACGCACCGGCCAGATGCCGAGCGGCCAGCGGCCAGCCGGCCTGTCGGGGGAGACTGA
- the nuoI gene encoding NADH-quinone oxidoreductase subunit NuoI, whose amino-acid sequence MGVLELAKGMGVTLGKLFTKPVTVSYPEQRASIKPRFRGRHILTRHPGTGLEKCIGCSLCAAACPSYAIYVEAAENDPANPTSPGERYASVYEINMLRCIFCGMCEEACPTGAVVMGNEFEMADYRYRDFVYAKEDMLVGVEGSIPQRREAAQKNQPVRVGFKVEGGPRAELEGVKYPT is encoded by the coding sequence ATGGGCGTTCTAGAACTCGCCAAAGGCATGGGCGTCACGCTTGGCAAACTGTTTACCAAGCCCGTCACCGTCAGTTACCCCGAGCAGCGGGCCAGCATCAAGCCGCGCTTTCGGGGGCGGCACATCCTGACCCGTCACCCCGGCACTGGTCTGGAAAAGTGCATCGGCTGCTCGCTGTGCGCCGCCGCTTGCCCCTCCTACGCCATTTATGTAGAAGCCGCCGAGAACGATCCAGCCAACCCAACCTCGCCGGGCGAGCGCTACGCCAGCGTCTACGAGATCAACATGCTCAGGTGTATTTTCTGCGGGATGTGCGAGGAAGCTTGCCCAACCGGCGCGGTGGTGATGGGCAACGAATTTGAAATGGCCGATTACCGTTACCGCGATTTCGTCTATGCCAAAGAAGACATGCTGGTGGGCGTGGAAGGCAGTATTCCGCAGCGCCGCGAGGCCGCACAAAAAAACCAGCCGGTGCGGGTGGGCTTCAAGGTGGAAGGCGGGCCGCGTGCCGAGCTGGAAGGAGTCAAGTACCCAACATGA
- a CDS encoding NADH-quinone oxidoreductase subunit J, with the protein MLTFLVLAVLTVAGGILTISARNAVHASLGLVGTLLMVAGIYATLNASFLAATQVIVYAGAVMVLFLFVIMLLDANRPVEEANPLPFVAPLAGVGGAILAGAFAILAFTYKDPRPLAESTAALANGAPGPVGETLLTRFLLPFEAVSILLLVAVVGSVALVQRPAVQADPEQTPELAALEGEVA; encoded by the coding sequence GTGCTGACCTTCCTCGTTCTCGCCGTCCTGACCGTCGCGGGCGGAATTTTGACCATCTCGGCGCGGAATGCGGTTCACGCTTCGCTGGGCCTGGTCGGCACTTTGCTGATGGTGGCGGGTATTTACGCCACCCTGAATGCTTCGTTTCTGGCCGCCACTCAGGTCATCGTCTACGCGGGCGCGGTGATGGTGCTGTTCCTCTTCGTCATCATGCTGCTGGACGCCAACCGTCCTGTCGAGGAAGCTAACCCGCTGCCGTTCGTCGCGCCGCTGGCAGGCGTGGGCGGAGCGATTCTGGCAGGTGCGTTCGCCATTTTGGCCTTCACCTACAAAGACCCGCGCCCCCTGGCCGAAAGTACCGCCGCGCTGGCCAACGGCGCACCCGGCCCCGTCGGTGAAACCTTGCTGACCCGCTTTTTGTTGCCGTTTGAAGCCGTCAGCATTTTGCTGCTGGTGGCAGTGGTGGGTTCGGTGGCGTTGGTGCAGCGGCCCGCCGTGCAAGCTGATCCCGAGCAAACACCCGAATTGGCTGCGCTGGAAGGAGAGGTGGCTTAA
- the nuoK gene encoding NADH-quinone oxidoreductase subunit NuoK → MAEVPTAYYIALSGILFALGMIGVLTRRTAVMVFLSVELMLNAANLSLVAFARAWGDLVGQTAVFIVMTLAAAEVAIGLAIIVAIFRKRETTNVDDLASLKG, encoded by the coding sequence GTGGCTGAAGTTCCCACCGCCTACTACATCGCCCTGTCCGGCATTCTTTTTGCGCTGGGCATGATCGGTGTGCTGACGCGCCGCACCGCCGTGATGGTCTTCTTATCGGTCGAGCTGATGCTCAACGCCGCCAACTTGTCCTTGGTGGCGTTTGCCCGCGCTTGGGGCGATCTGGTCGGCCAAACCGCAGTCTTTATCGTGATGACCCTCGCCGCCGCTGAAGTGGCCATCGGGCTGGCCATCATCGTGGCCATTTTCCGCAAACGCGAAACTACCAATGTGGACGATCTGGCGTCCCTCAAGGGGTAA
- the nuoL gene encoding NADH-quinone oxidoreductase subunit L encodes MALYWLPLLPLIGFALLICGGKWFSGTSGGWLGSGLIGAAFVVALIRFFGLSDVPAHETLWTWLPNMALGTAGISANLKIGFYLDQLSSVMTLVITGVGFLIHVYSISYMKGDARFTRFFAFMNFFVAMMLILVLADSYPLMFVGWEGVGMASYLLIGFWFAGHKDHNAAEGVNNSNAARKAFIMNRIGDLGFMLGMFLIYKVFGTLVIPELAAQGATLLVTSRPLIELICLFLLVGAVGKSGQLPLTTWLPDAMAGPTPVSALIHAATMVTAGVYLIARSNFFYDLAPGASMWVAWAGGLTALYGALSALNQTDIKKILAYSTVSQLGYMFLAVGLHSYTAAIFHLVTHAFFKALLFLAAGAVIHALHEEQDVRKMGGLAKSMPFTHWVSAIGVLAITGIPIFAGFFSKDGILASAFAQNTPLYLIGLFVALLTAFYMGRWYFLVWRGTYRGDAQLHPHDGDALLSAPLGVLAALATIGGFFNVPAFLFGGTHVLDNFLGRAIPVHEHEIPVSTEWLITGIAVATGLIGLGWAFYDHRRSALQVGPLGQTSLQALYLDRFYNAVIGGGSRVISQGLDVMDNGVDGAMSGVARNVGAPGWLVTVWQSGFVRVYALSMLLGTALIVGYWALKAIGGGV; translated from the coding sequence ATGGCACTCTACTGGCTCCCCTTACTCCCCTTAATCGGCTTCGCGCTGCTGATTTGCGGTGGCAAATGGTTTAGCGGTACCTCCGGCGGCTGGCTCGGCTCCGGCCTGATCGGTGCGGCTTTTGTTGTCGCTCTGATCCGCTTCTTCGGCCTCAGCGACGTTCCGGCCCACGAAACCCTCTGGACCTGGCTGCCCAACATGGCGCTCGGCACAGCGGGCATCTCGGCCAACTTGAAAATCGGCTTTTATCTCGATCAGCTTTCCTCGGTCATGACTTTGGTGATTACCGGCGTCGGCTTCCTGATTCACGTCTACTCCATCAGCTATATGAAGGGAGACGCCCGCTTCACCCGCTTCTTCGCTTTCATGAATTTCTTCGTGGCGATGATGCTGATTTTGGTGCTGGCCGACTCTTACCCGCTGATGTTCGTCGGCTGGGAAGGCGTAGGCATGGCCAGTTACCTGCTGATCGGCTTTTGGTTCGCCGGACACAAAGACCACAACGCAGCCGAGGGCGTCAATAACTCCAACGCCGCCCGCAAAGCCTTCATCATGAACCGCATCGGCGATTTGGGCTTCATGCTGGGCATGTTTCTGATTTATAAGGTTTTTGGCACGCTGGTGATTCCCGAACTCGCCGCACAGGGGGCGACTCTGCTGGTCACCTCGCGCCCGCTGATCGAGCTGATCTGCCTTTTCCTTTTGGTCGGCGCAGTCGGCAAAAGTGGACAGCTTCCGCTCACCACCTGGCTGCCCGACGCGATGGCTGGCCCTACCCCCGTTTCGGCCCTGATTCACGCCGCCACGATGGTCACGGCAGGCGTCTACCTGATTGCCCGCAGCAATTTCTTCTACGATCTGGCCCCCGGCGCGAGCATGTGGGTGGCCTGGGCCGGTGGACTCACCGCCCTTTACGGCGCACTCTCGGCGCTCAATCAAACCGATATCAAGAAGATTCTGGCCTATTCCACCGTTTCGCAACTCGGTTACATGTTTTTGGCGGTGGGTCTACACAGCTACACGGCGGCGATTTTTCATCTCGTCACCCACGCCTTCTTCAAGGCACTGCTGTTCCTCGCGGCGGGCGCGGTTATTCACGCCCTGCACGAAGAACAAGATGTCCGCAAAATGGGCGGCCTCGCCAAATCCATGCCGTTTACCCACTGGGTTTCAGCCATTGGGGTACTTGCCATCACCGGCATTCCGATTTTCGCGGGCTTTTTCTCCAAAGATGGCATCCTGGCTTCGGCCTTTGCCCAAAACACCCCGCTGTACCTGATCGGTTTGTTCGTGGCACTGCTGACTGCCTTTTATATGGGCCGTTGGTATTTCCTGGTGTGGCGCGGCACTTACAGGGGAGACGCCCAATTGCACCCCCACGACGGCGACGCCCTGCTGAGCGCTCCACTGGGCGTGCTGGCGGCGCTGGCGACCATCGGCGGCTTTTTCAATGTGCCCGCTTTTCTGTTCGGTGGCACCCACGTTCTGGACAATTTTCTGGGCCGAGCCATCCCCGTTCACGAACACGAAATCCCGGTCAGCACCGAGTGGCTCATTACCGGCATCGCGGTAGCAACCGGTCTGATTGGCCTCGGCTGGGCCTTTTACGACCACCGCCGGAGCGCCCTGCAAGTCGGGCCGCTGGGCCAAACCAGTTTGCAGGCGCTCTACCTCGACCGCTTTTACAACGCGGTGATCGGTGGGGGCAGCCGCGTCATTTCGCAGGGTCTGGACGTTATGGACAACGGCGTGGACGGAGCCATGTCCGGCGTCGCCCGCAACGTCGGCGCTCCGGGCTGGCTGGTGACGGTCTGGCAAAGCGGCTTCGTGCGCGTTTACGCTCTGAGCATGCTCCTCGGCACCGCGCTGATTGTGGGTTACTGGGCGCTCAAAGCCATTGGGGGAGGCGTATGA
- a CDS encoding NADH-quinone oxidoreductase subunit M has translation MIHFFIFLPVLASLLIFLVPVRWREEFAGAAAGLTLAGGLWSWSVGGLSYYSVPWIPALGVTYSVQMDGVSLLLGIVTAFMTLIAIIYAGKRIPNPGTMLSLILMMETGLLGIYAARDLVLFYVFFEDALIPALLMLAIYGKANRMAALVKFAAYTLFGSLLMLISIIGLKYYGGSPTFALVDLQAHPVTGTLQTWLFLGFLAAMAVKLPLFPMHAWLPDFHAQNHDSGVADVMGTLYKVGAYGLFRFAVVLFPDAMLELRPILMGLAAFTALYAAWIAFSQTDWKRLLAYAGLSHMGFVGLGIFSMNETAMIGALFLLAFQNIYTGALFLAAGMLQERVGSLSTKVGGIMTQAGALSGMTMTLWFASIGVPGLVGFVGEFSILLGAYQVSPWLAFIAGLTTIAAAAYGLTAFQTTYWQVRPAGAVLAHDLRDLDWLILGAPIAVSIFFGVYSGPALALVQPVVRTWMAGLGGGL, from the coding sequence ATGATCCACTTCTTCATCTTCTTGCCCGTTCTCGCCAGCTTGCTGATCTTCCTGGTGCCGGTGCGCTGGCGTGAGGAGTTCGCGGGCGCGGCGGCGGGCCTGACCTTAGCGGGCGGGCTGTGGTCTTGGTCAGTCGGCGGACTGTCGTATTACTCGGTTCCGTGGATTCCGGCGCTGGGCGTTACTTACAGCGTGCAGATGGACGGTGTCAGCTTGCTGCTCGGCATCGTCACCGCCTTCATGACCCTGATCGCCATCATCTACGCCGGAAAACGCATTCCCAACCCCGGCACCATGCTCTCGCTGATTCTGATGATGGAAACCGGACTGTTGGGCATTTATGCTGCCCGCGATCTGGTGTTATTTTATGTGTTCTTCGAGGACGCGCTGATTCCGGCTCTGCTGATGCTGGCCATTTACGGCAAAGCCAACCGAATGGCCGCCCTCGTCAAATTCGCGGCCTACACCTTGTTCGGCAGCTTGCTGATGCTGATCTCTATCATTGGCCTCAAGTATTACGGCGGCAGCCCCACCTTCGCGCTCGTGGATTTGCAGGCGCACCCGGTCACCGGCACCTTGCAAACGTGGCTGTTCCTCGGCTTTTTGGCAGCGATGGCCGTCAAGCTCCCGCTCTTTCCAATGCACGCCTGGCTGCCGGATTTCCACGCCCAAAACCACGACAGCGGTGTGGCCGACGTGATGGGCACGCTCTACAAGGTCGGTGCTTACGGCTTGTTCCGTTTTGCGGTGGTGCTGTTTCCCGACGCCATGCTGGAACTGCGCCCGATTCTGATGGGCTTGGCGGCCTTCACTGCCCTTTACGCGGCGTGGATTGCCTTTTCGCAAACCGATTGGAAGCGGCTCCTGGCTTACGCGGGGTTGAGCCATATGGGCTTTGTCGGGTTGGGCATCTTCTCCATGAACGAAACCGCCATGATCGGAGCGCTCTTTTTGCTGGCCTTCCAGAATATCTACACCGGAGCGCTGTTTCTGGCCGCTGGAATGCTTCAGGAACGGGTCGGCAGCCTCAGCACCAAGGTCGGCGGGATCATGACCCAGGCCGGAGCGCTCAGCGGCATGACCATGACCCTTTGGTTCGCCTCGATCGGCGTGCCGGGACTGGTCGGCTTCGTGGGCGAGTTCAGCATTTTGCTGGGCGCTTATCAGGTCTCGCCCTGGCTCGCTTTTATCGCGGGCCTGACCACCATTGCCGCCGCCGCTTACGGTCTGACGGCCTTCCAAACGACCTACTGGCAAGTTCGGCCCGCTGGCGCGGTGCTGGCACATGATCTGAGAGATTTGGACTGGTTGATTTTGGGCGCTCCGATTGCGGTGTCGATTTTCTTCGGCGTCTATAGCGGCCCCGCTCTCGCGTTGGTGCAGCCGGTCGTCAGGACTTGGATGGCTGGACTGGGAGGAGGACTGTGA
- a CDS encoding NADH-quinone oxidoreductase subunit N — protein MLPILITLLGAIAATLLGFFLPRRAITVISMVTLVLSGVSMVTLWNGGLTSFNGSLQADNVALSIGLIILLGSLMTLLVSFDTAARAKLAFPEFDALLLYAVTGTLLIAFSGDLVTMLIGLEVMSLSGYVIATLQNSRRAEEAGMKYFLLGAVGSATLIYGIALVYGATGTFSYVGIRDATAGLQVENISLLVVGALLLLCGFGFKVALAPFHQWTPDLYSGAPTVVGLFLSTVVKVAAFAGMLRVFGGAMQNVPAWASVMQILIIATIVIGNLGALFQTNFKRLMAYSAVAHTGFLALALLANPATGGPALTYYLLVYTLMTAGAFAVLAALQRTEEGFSLDDMRGLFYRHPAYAVALAVCLASLAGLPPFAGFMGKYLAFQAAFQAGYVGLTLIAAMGSVAALIYYLRPAMLMFMHDRTPAREYPGERTPTTAAVVLGVVGVTVLGVLPNLAYGLVANPAIWTVLAGR, from the coding sequence ATGCTGCCGATTCTGATTACCTTGCTCGGCGCAATTGCGGCCACCTTGCTGGGCTTTTTCTTGCCGCGCCGCGCTATTACGGTCATCAGCATGGTGACGCTGGTACTGTCGGGCGTCAGCATGGTCACGCTCTGGAACGGCGGTCTGACTTCCTTTAACGGCAGTTTGCAGGCCGACAACGTGGCGCTTTCTATCGGCCTGATTATTCTGCTCGGCTCGCTGATGACCCTGCTGGTCAGTTTTGACACTGCTGCCCGCGCCAAGCTAGCCTTCCCAGAATTTGACGCGCTGCTGCTCTATGCCGTGACCGGCACGCTGCTGATCGCCTTTTCCGGTGATCTGGTCACCATGCTGATTGGCCTGGAAGTTATGAGTTTGTCGGGTTACGTGATCGCCACCCTGCAAAACAGCCGCCGCGCCGAGGAAGCGGGCATGAAGTACTTCCTGCTCGGCGCAGTCGGCAGCGCCACGCTGATTTACGGTATCGCTTTGGTCTACGGCGCAACCGGCACCTTCAGCTACGTGGGCATCCGCGACGCGACGGCGGGCTTGCAAGTCGAGAACATCAGTCTGCTGGTCGTCGGCGCACTGCTGCTGCTATGCGGGTTCGGCTTCAAGGTGGCGCTGGCTCCCTTTCACCAGTGGACTCCGGATCTGTATTCGGGTGCGCCTACCGTGGTCGGCCTTTTTCTGAGCACGGTGGTCAAGGTGGCCGCTTTTGCCGGAATGCTGCGCGTTTTCGGCGGAGCCATGCAAAATGTTCCGGCCTGGGCCAGCGTGATGCAAATCCTGATTATTGCCACCATCGTGATAGGCAATCTCGGGGCACTCTTCCAGACCAATTTCAAGCGCCTGATGGCCTACTCGGCGGTGGCCCACACCGGCTTTCTGGCGCTGGCTTTGCTGGCCAATCCGGCGACGGGCGGCCCGGCCCTGACCTATTACCTGCTGGTGTACACCCTGATGACGGCGGGCGCGTTTGCTGTCTTGGCCGCCCTCCAGCGCACCGAGGAAGGCTTTTCTTTAGATGACATGCGCGGCCTGTTTTACCGCCATCCGGCTTACGCGGTGGCGCTGGCGGTTTGCCTCGCCTCGCTGGCAGGCTTACCGCCGTTCGCAGGCTTTATGGGCAAGTATTTGGCGTTTCAGGCCGCCTTCCAAGCCGGTTATGTCGGCCTGACCCTCATCGCGGCAATGGGCAGCGTGGCGGCGCTGATTTATTATTTGCGCCCCGCCATGCTGATGTTCATGCATGACCGCACCCCCGCCCGCGAGTATCCCGGCGAGCGCACACCCACCACCGCCGCTGTGGTGTTGGGCGTGGTCGGCGTCACCGTACTGGGCGTCCTTCCGAATCTGGCCTACGGCTTGGTTGCCAATCCGGCGATTTGGACGGTTTTGGCGGGCAGATAG
- a CDS encoding pyridoxal phosphate-dependent aminotransferase yields the protein MPSLHARTSLSAESIFSRMSRLALQHGAINLGQGFPSNPPPTFLLEAARQAVGTVDQYSPPIGLPLLREAVAQDLEVNAEQVVITCGATEAMLALAQTLYGAGDEVIAFEPVFDIYVPQTEIVGAKFVGVPMVLGAAGWELDIDALRQAITPRTKALIINSPFNPTGSIFTRAELQAVVDLARQHDFWLISDEVYDELYYAERPISLRTLAPERTFTVGSAGKRLEATGWRIGWIITPEGLAPEVAGLHQWTTFCAPAPLQAAVASALIEARQNGFYDQLRASYAARMQSLAAGLRQLGAEVFTPQGTYFLTARLPNVNAEELVIRGGVAVIPMSAFYRQHAAPPDMMRFAFCKKEAEIQEALRRLKTFLER from the coding sequence ATGCCCAGTTTGCACGCCCGCACGTCCCTCTCTGCCGAAAGCATTTTCTCGCGCATGAGCCGCCTCGCTCTTCAGCACGGCGCAATCAATTTGGGACAGGGCTTTCCCAGCAACCCGCCGCCCACTTTTTTGCTGGAAGCCGCCAGACAAGCGGTGGGCACAGTGGATCAGTATTCGCCGCCGATTGGTTTGCCTCTGCTGCGAGAGGCAGTCGCCCAAGACCTAGAGGTGAATGCGGAGCAAGTGGTCATCACCTGCGGCGCAACCGAGGCGATGCTGGCGCTGGCACAAACGCTCTACGGTGCGGGCGATGAGGTGATTGCCTTTGAACCCGTCTTTGACATTTACGTGCCGCAAACTGAGATCGTCGGCGCGAAGTTCGTCGGCGTGCCGATGGTGCTGGGGGCGGCTGGCTGGGAGTTGGATATTGATGCACTCCGGCAGGCCATCACCCCGCGCACCAAAGCGCTCATCATCAACAGCCCCTTTAACCCCACTGGTAGCATTTTTACGCGGGCCGAGTTGCAAGCGGTGGTAGATCTGGCCCGCCAGCACGACTTCTGGCTGATCAGCGACGAGGTATACGACGAACTGTATTACGCTGAGCGGCCCATATCGCTGCGCACACTGGCCCCCGAACGCACCTTTACGGTGGGCAGCGCGGGCAAGCGCTTGGAAGCGACTGGCTGGCGCATCGGCTGGATCATCACGCCCGAGGGGCTTGCCCCCGAAGTCGCTGGCCTGCATCAGTGGACAACGTTTTGCGCCCCCGCACCCCTTCAAGCGGCGGTGGCCTCTGCACTCATAGAAGCGCGGCAAAACGGCTTTTACGATCAATTGCGGGCCAGTTATGCGGCCCGAATGCAAAGTTTGGCGGCGGGGTTGCGCCAGCTGGGTGCAGAAGTGTTTACGCCGCAGGGCACTTACTTTCTCACCGCCCGCTTACCGAATGTCAATGCTGAAGAACTGGTCATTAGGGGCGGCGTGGCGGTGATTCCTATGAGCGCTTTTTACCGCCAGCACGCTGCGCCGCCCGATATGATGCGGTTTGCTTTTTGCAAAAAAGAAGCCGAGATTCAAGAAGCGCTGCGGCGGCTCAAAACTTTTTTGGAGCGCTAA